In one window of Cololabis saira isolate AMF1-May2022 chromosome 23, fColSai1.1, whole genome shotgun sequence DNA:
- the LOC133423981 gene encoding endothelial differentiation-related factor 1 homolog — protein MADSDWNTAATVLRKKGPTAAQAKSKQAIASAQRRGEDVETTKKWAAGQNKQHLVTKNTAKLDRETEELHHQRVPLEVGKVIQQGRQAKGLTQKDLATKVNEKPQVIADYECGKAIPNNVVMGKIERAIGMKLRGKDIGLPLELKSTGK, from the coding sequence ATGGCAGACAGCGACTGGAACACGGCGGCCACTGTTTTGAGGAAGAAAGGCCCCACAGCTGCTCAGGCCAAATCCAAGCAGGCGATCGCTTCTGCTCAAAGACGCGGGGAGGACGTGGAGACGACCAAGAAATGGGCAGCTGGACAGAACAAGCAACACCTTGTGACGAAAAACACAGCCAAGCTGGACAGAGAGACGGAGGAGCTGCACCACCAGCGGGTCCCGCTGGAGGTGGGGAAGGTCATCCAGCAGGGCAGGCAGGCCAAAGGGCTGACCCAGAAAGACCTGGCCACTAAAGTTAACGAGAAGCCTCAAGTTATTGCCGACTACGAGTGCGGCAAGGCAATACCCAACAACGTAGTCATGGGCAAGATTGAAAGAGCAATTGGCATGAAGTTGCGTGGGAAGGACATCGGCCTACCTCTCGAGCTGAAATCCACGGGGAAATGA